One part of the Caproiciproducens sp. CPB-2 genome encodes these proteins:
- a CDS encoding PTS transporter subunit EIIC: MFKQLQKIGKSFMLPIAILPAAGLLLGIGGAFSNPSTIAAYPFLQNTVAQAIFQIMSSAGSAIFNNLALLLCIGLCIGLAKADRGTAALAGIVGYLVMTATTSVMLTIFNPKGNAIDTGVIGALVMGSIAVTLHNRYHNIELPQALGFFGGSRFVPIVTSFSAIFVGALFYLVWPPFQNLLVSAGQGIASMGVVGTFLYGFLMRLCGAVGLHHMIYPMFWYTQLGGTETVAGVSIAGAQKIFFAQLADPNHVGLFTHGTRFFAGRFATMMFGLPAACLAMYHSVPKARQKKFAGLFLGVALTSFITGITEPIEYMFLFVSPLLYVFHSFLDGVSFLVADLLNIRIGNTFSGGFIDFSLFGILQGNDRTNWMLVIPVGIVWACLYYFSFRFFIKKFNIMTPGRAEDDDASGATVATAAAVSKSSVKEKALQIIAAFGGRENIEDVDACITRLRVSVKNIEQVDNAKLKELGATDVLTIGDGIQAVFGTKAVIYKNHIVEILGLE; the protein is encoded by the coding sequence ATGTTCAAACAACTGCAAAAAATAGGGAAATCCTTTATGCTGCCGATTGCGATTCTGCCGGCCGCGGGTCTGCTGCTGGGCATCGGCGGCGCATTCAGCAACCCCAGTACCATCGCGGCGTACCCGTTCCTGCAAAATACCGTCGCGCAGGCTATTTTCCAGATCATGAGCTCTGCCGGAAGCGCCATCTTCAACAACCTTGCTCTTCTGCTCTGCATCGGCCTGTGTATCGGCCTTGCCAAGGCTGACAGGGGAACGGCGGCCTTAGCCGGTATTGTGGGATATCTGGTGATGACGGCGACGACCTCCGTTATGCTGACCATCTTCAACCCAAAAGGAAATGCGATTGACACCGGCGTGATCGGCGCTTTGGTCATGGGCAGCATTGCCGTGACCCTACATAATCGCTATCATAACATCGAACTGCCACAGGCATTGGGCTTCTTTGGCGGTTCCCGGTTCGTGCCGATTGTAACTTCTTTTTCCGCTATTTTTGTCGGCGCGCTGTTCTATCTTGTCTGGCCTCCGTTCCAGAACCTTCTGGTCAGTGCCGGTCAGGGAATCGCCTCTATGGGTGTTGTGGGTACCTTCCTTTACGGCTTCCTGATGAGGTTATGCGGCGCGGTCGGTTTGCACCATATGATTTATCCGATGTTCTGGTACACGCAGCTGGGCGGTACGGAAACGGTCGCGGGGGTCAGCATTGCGGGCGCTCAGAAAATTTTCTTCGCGCAGCTTGCCGACCCGAACCATGTCGGACTGTTCACTCACGGGACCCGGTTCTTTGCCGGCCGTTTCGCGACCATGATGTTTGGGCTTCCCGCCGCCTGCCTCGCGATGTATCACAGCGTACCGAAGGCGCGGCAGAAAAAGTTCGCGGGACTGTTCCTTGGGGTCGCACTGACATCGTTCATCACCGGAATTACGGAACCGATTGAATATATGTTCCTGTTTGTCAGCCCGCTCCTTTATGTGTTTCATTCTTTCCTCGACGGTGTTTCCTTTCTGGTCGCTGATTTGCTGAATATCCGCATCGGCAATACCTTTTCCGGCGGATTCATTGATTTCAGCCTGTTCGGAATTCTGCAGGGGAACGACAGGACGAACTGGATGCTTGTGATCCCGGTCGGCATCGTATGGGCCTGCCTGTACTATTTTTCCTTCCGGTTCTTTATCAAAAAATTCAATATCATGACGCCGGGCCGGGCGGAAGACGACGATGCGTCGGGGGCTACGGTAGCGACGGCGGCTGCGGTATCCAAGTCTTCCGTAAAAGAAAAAGCGCTTCAGATTATTGCGGCGTTCGGAGGAAGAGAGAATATTGAAGACGTGGATGCCTGCATTACCCGGCTGAGGGTATCGGTTAAAAACATTGAGCAGGTGGACAACGCAAAGCTGAAAGAGCTTGGAGCAACGGACGTACTGACGATAGGGGACGGCATCCAGGCGGTTTTCGGCACGAAGGCCGTTATCTACAAGAACCATATTGTTGAGATCCTGGGGCTTGAGTAA
- the hypD gene encoding hydrogenase formation protein HypD: protein MTDIQSYLKAYDGQPLRLMEVCGTHTAQISRCGITGMLSPAIRMISGPGCPVCVTVTAYIDRLVALSMEPENVVATFGDMLRVPGGSQSLNDAKAAGGHVRMVYSPLDTLKLAADDPARTYIFAAVGFETTAPVYAMLLEEAVSNGISNVKILTSLKTMPPVIDWICKNQGGVDGFLAPGHVSVITGSRIFEPLSEKYGIPFAVAGFEGPQILAAIYALVRKSGKAGVMNLYPGAVTEEGNRTAQKMVDKYFTPCDAAWRGMGSIPDSGLLLREDYARFDAGSAGLNDDRGANARCRCAQVLTGAISPNECPLFGSACTPQTPQGACMVSMEGSCYNYFTNMRKR from the coding sequence ATGACGGATATCCAATCGTATCTGAAAGCCTACGACGGGCAGCCCCTGCGGCTGATGGAGGTCTGCGGGACCCACACGGCGCAGATTTCCCGCTGCGGCATTACCGGGATGCTCTCCCCCGCCATCCGGATGATCTCCGGGCCCGGATGCCCCGTCTGCGTTACGGTCACCGCCTATATCGACAGGCTTGTCGCACTTAGCATGGAACCGGAAAACGTGGTCGCCACGTTCGGGGACATGCTGCGCGTACCGGGCGGCAGCCAAAGCCTGAACGACGCGAAAGCCGCGGGCGGCCACGTGCGGATGGTTTATTCCCCGCTGGACACGCTGAAGCTGGCGGCGGACGATCCCGCCCGCACCTATATTTTCGCGGCGGTCGGATTTGAAACCACCGCCCCGGTGTACGCCATGCTGCTTGAGGAAGCGGTTTCAAACGGCATCTCCAACGTAAAGATCCTGACCTCCCTGAAAACCATGCCCCCGGTGATCGACTGGATCTGCAAAAACCAGGGCGGCGTGGACGGCTTTCTCGCGCCCGGCCACGTCAGCGTCATTACCGGCAGCCGTATTTTTGAACCTTTGTCCGAGAAATACGGCATTCCGTTCGCGGTCGCGGGCTTTGAAGGACCGCAGATTCTGGCGGCGATCTACGCGCTCGTCCGGAAAAGCGGGAAAGCCGGGGTCATGAACCTGTACCCCGGCGCGGTAACGGAGGAAGGCAACCGGACCGCGCAGAAAATGGTGGACAAATATTTTACTCCCTGTGACGCCGCGTGGCGCGGGATGGGGAGCATTCCGGATTCCGGCCTGCTTCTGCGGGAGGATTACGCCCGCTTCGACGCGGGCAGCGCCGGCCTGAACGACGACCGCGGCGCCAACGCCCGCTGCCGCTGCGCACAGGTGCTGACCGGGGCAATTTCCCCGAACGAATGTCCCCTGTTCGGTTCCGCCTGTACCCCGCAGACACCGCAGGGCGCGTGTATGGTGTCGATGGAGGGCAGCTGCTACAATTATTTTACAAATATGAGGAAACGGTAA
- a CDS encoding N-acetylmannosamine-6-phosphate 2-epimerase: MLEKIKGKLVVSCQALPDEPLHSSFIMGRMALAAKQGGAAGIRAQSKGDIDEIIKVAGLPVIGIVKRNYADSEIYITPTKKEIEELLETQCEMIALDATLRRRPNDEKLEELVRYVKGRGRLVMADCSTYDEAVNAEKIGFDCVSTTLCGYTPYSENLPGPNLSFIEKLKKNLRIPVIAEGKINTPEDLKAVFQSGAYSAVVGGAITRPQNITEKFTRTLL; the protein is encoded by the coding sequence ATGCTTGAGAAAATCAAAGGAAAACTGGTTGTATCGTGTCAGGCTCTGCCGGATGAACCGCTGCACAGTTCTTTCATTATGGGAAGAATGGCACTGGCGGCAAAACAGGGAGGAGCCGCAGGAATCCGGGCGCAGAGCAAAGGGGATATCGACGAGATCATCAAGGTGGCGGGTTTGCCCGTAATCGGGATCGTCAAAAGGAATTATGCCGATTCCGAAATCTACATTACTCCTACTAAGAAGGAAATCGAGGAGCTTTTGGAAACGCAATGCGAAATGATCGCTCTTGATGCCACCCTTCGGAGAAGGCCGAATGACGAAAAGCTGGAAGAGCTGGTCCGGTATGTTAAGGGCCGGGGCAGGCTGGTGATGGCCGACTGTTCCACCTATGACGAGGCAGTCAACGCCGAAAAGATCGGCTTTGACTGCGTCTCCACCACCCTTTGCGGCTATACGCCGTATTCCGAAAATTTGCCGGGACCCAATTTGTCTTTTATCGAAAAACTAAAGAAGAATCTCCGCATTCCTGTGATAGCGGAAGGAAAAATCAACACGCCGGAGGATCTGAAAGCTGTTTTTCAATCCGGGGCCTATTCGGCCGTTGTCGGCGGGGCGATCACCCGTCCGCAAAATATCACGGAGAAATTTACCAGGACATTATTATAA
- a CDS encoding HypC/HybG/HupF family hydrogenase formation chaperone has translation MCVALPGRVVKVNGRKATVDFSGNTLEAEAGLVKIKPGDSVLVHAGCILQVLTEQDRDALEELLKEMEEL, from the coding sequence ATGTGTGTTGCACTGCCCGGCAGGGTTGTTAAAGTAAACGGTAGAAAAGCGACGGTGGATTTCAGCGGAAATACGCTGGAAGCAGAGGCCGGCCTGGTGAAAATCAAACCGGGCGACAGCGTTCTGGTTCACGCCGGGTGCATCCTACAGGTGCTGACGGAGCAGGACCGCGACGCGCTGGAGGAGCTTCTGAAGGAAATGGAAGAGCTATGA
- a CDS encoding HPr family phosphocarrier protein — protein MVQVRVMDRNGLHARPASRIAGIALAHPGAVYLEKDGVRCNAKKVMEIMGFNFIYGDLVSVIAPGRSGDQVEKSIGSVIMSSEDH, from the coding sequence ATGGTACAGGTCAGAGTTATGGACAGGAATGGGCTTCATGCAAGGCCGGCCAGCAGGATTGCCGGTATCGCGCTCGCGCATCCCGGAGCGGTTTACCTTGAGAAAGACGGAGTCCGGTGCAATGCAAAAAAAGTCATGGAAATCATGGGCTTCAATTTCATTTACGGAGACCTGGTCAGCGTGATAGCCCCCGGGCGGAGCGGCGATCAGGTTGAAAAGTCGATCGGAAGCGTTATCATGAGTTCTGAGGATCATTGA
- a CDS encoding methyl-accepting chemotaxis protein: MRNNQKTIKNKLVQFTAIIILCTVSVLCIFSAFFIVRSTEQSLQKTLSKTAGIVSSEISAQLRQYEIMAQSVSMIKNTVGADYGATRQYINSLVKENGLVKVDIIKEDGISALNGNDYQENQAFVQAKQGTPYLSDPVTENGEVHFDYAYPSAPHVILISIPYNSLGDIAAKVKVGNQGNTYILNHSGTKVVQSSSAASAKEKNSKSDPVVAKMEANMVQGKTGFALYKRNGQQYFGAYAPISGTDGWSVNVSEAHSEFMSSVPAAISLMIGVGIVSFLIALFFAFRIAGNITRPVLQVTEGIERISGGDLDIRLEVKSQDETGRIANALNTTSENLRRMITDLCMILKAISSGDLSLQSGAAYPGDFHEILTAIDGILSGLNQTISQVRLVAVQVDGSAGQMSDVAQALAMNASEEVSSIEKLSSSVQEISGHAQTSAENAQQANVMLSGIVRDIQDGNRKMDQLITAMKDISQTSQEIERIVKTIDDIAFQTNILALNAAVEAARAGAYGKGFAVVANEVRSLAGKSTRAVGDTSALIANTVHAITTGAKAVDEVERSLQVIVQKSEALFQLVGEITQASDAQAVFVTQTTGNITQISDAIQNISLMAEKSAAAGEELSSQSKVLTDLLSRFQLKEEAE, translated from the coding sequence GTGCGTAACAATCAGAAAACGATCAAGAATAAGCTTGTTCAATTTACAGCAATTATTATTCTCTGCACAGTCAGTGTTCTTTGCATTTTTTCCGCTTTCTTCATTGTCCGCTCCACGGAGCAGTCCCTGCAGAAAACGCTGAGCAAAACGGCCGGCATCGTCTCTTCCGAAATCAGCGCTCAGCTCAGGCAGTACGAAATTATGGCCCAGTCGGTCTCGATGATCAAAAACACCGTCGGGGCTGACTACGGAGCCACCAGGCAGTACATCAACAGCCTCGTCAAGGAAAACGGGCTGGTGAAGGTGGACATCATCAAGGAGGATGGAATTTCCGCCCTGAACGGAAACGACTATCAGGAAAATCAGGCCTTTGTACAGGCGAAGCAGGGGACCCCCTACCTGAGCGACCCTGTCACGGAAAACGGGGAAGTGCATTTTGACTACGCCTATCCCTCCGCGCCGCATGTCATTCTGATCAGCATTCCGTACAATTCGCTGGGCGACATTGCCGCCAAAGTGAAAGTAGGCAATCAAGGCAATACCTATATCCTCAACCATTCCGGCACCAAGGTGGTGCAAAGCAGTTCCGCAGCTTCCGCAAAGGAAAAGAACAGTAAATCCGATCCTGTCGTCGCCAAAATGGAAGCCAACATGGTTCAGGGAAAAACGGGATTTGCCCTTTACAAAAGGAACGGCCAGCAGTATTTCGGCGCATACGCTCCCATTTCGGGAACAGACGGATGGTCCGTCAATGTTTCGGAAGCCCATTCAGAATTCATGTCCAGCGTACCGGCCGCCATTTCCCTGATGATCGGCGTTGGAATCGTGTCCTTCCTCATTGCCCTTTTCTTTGCTTTCCGGATCGCCGGGAACATTACCAGGCCGGTTTTGCAGGTAACGGAGGGCATTGAACGGATTTCCGGCGGAGATCTGGATATCCGTCTCGAAGTGAAATCTCAGGATGAGACGGGCAGAATCGCGAATGCCCTGAATACTACGTCGGAAAATCTGCGCCGGATGATCACAGACCTCTGCATGATTTTGAAAGCGATTTCCTCCGGCGACCTGTCCCTGCAGAGCGGCGCCGCCTATCCGGGAGATTTTCACGAAATCCTGACCGCGATCGACGGAATTCTTTCCGGCCTGAATCAGACGATTTCCCAGGTGCGTCTGGTCGCCGTCCAGGTAGACGGCTCGGCGGGCCAGATGTCCGACGTGGCTCAGGCGCTGGCTATGAACGCCTCCGAGGAAGTGAGCTCCATTGAAAAGCTTTCCTCCTCCGTTCAGGAAATCTCCGGCCACGCACAGACGAGCGCGGAAAACGCCCAGCAGGCAAACGTCATGCTGTCCGGAATCGTGCGGGATATCCAGGACGGGAACCGGAAAATGGATCAGCTGATCACCGCCATGAAGGATATTTCCCAAACCTCGCAGGAAATAGAGCGGATTGTCAAGACGATCGACGACATCGCGTTCCAGACAAACATTCTGGCTCTGAATGCCGCGGTAGAGGCCGCGCGGGCCGGAGCCTACGGCAAAGGCTTCGCGGTCGTGGCGAACGAGGTGCGCAGTCTGGCCGGCAAAAGCACCCGTGCCGTGGGGGATACCTCCGCTCTGATTGCCAATACCGTTCATGCGATTACAACCGGCGCAAAGGCAGTGGACGAGGTGGAAAGGTCCCTGCAGGTGATCGTGCAAAAGTCGGAAGCGCTCTTCCAGCTTGTCGGTGAAATCACGCAGGCCTCCGACGCACAGGCCGTTTTCGTAACGCAGACAACGGGAAACATCACGCAGATTTCCGACGCGATTCAGAATATTTCCCTCATGGCCGAGAAAAGCGCCGCGGCGGGCGAAGAGCTCTCGTCCCAATCCAAGGTGCTGACCGACCTTTTATCCCGGTTCCAGCTGAAAGAAGAAGCAGAATAA
- a CDS encoding PTS sugar transporter subunit IIA, with the protein MLQFFKKRMTIQSPANGRIISLDEVNDPVFSGRVVGDGCAVIPEDNLICSPCNGRIVQVIDTNHAFCILSDDGLEVLVHIGLDTVRLKGMGFKRLKDEGMRVKAGDSVMEVNLQYLQSQNKEIVTPVLITNMDKVGNLQICRGSVRAGDRLMDLVLK; encoded by the coding sequence ATGTTACAATTTTTTAAAAAACGAATGACGATTCAGTCGCCTGCAAACGGTCGGATTATCAGCCTGGACGAGGTAAATGATCCGGTTTTTTCAGGAAGAGTGGTAGGGGACGGCTGCGCGGTCATTCCGGAGGACAATCTGATTTGTTCGCCATGCAACGGAAGGATTGTTCAGGTCATAGACACCAACCATGCCTTCTGTATTCTCAGTGACGACGGGCTGGAGGTTTTGGTTCATATAGGTTTGGATACGGTAAGATTAAAGGGAATGGGCTTTAAAAGGCTGAAGGACGAAGGTATGCGCGTGAAAGCGGGGGACAGCGTTATGGAGGTGAATTTGCAGTACCTTCAGTCACAGAACAAGGAGATTGTCACGCCTGTATTAATTACGAACATGGACAAGGTCGGCAATCTGCAAATCTGCCGGGGAAGTGTCCGTGCAGGGGACAGATTGATGGACCTTGTCCTGAAATGA
- the hypE gene encoding hydrogenase expression/formation protein HypE, protein MKITMAHGSGGKATAELIEDIFEKSFHNPVLAKMEDSAVVPGAEKIAVTTDSFVVTPLFFPGGDIGRLSVCGTVNDLLMSGAKPRYLTCGFILEEGADTEELKKIAASMAETAAEAGISIVAGDTKVVEGKGGVYINTAGVGFVPPDVSLSASSCEEGDVILLSGNLGDHHAAILSERMNIRNTIQSDCAPLNEMVNALLESGVKVKAMRDVTRGGLGTVLNEFAGASACCMELEETAIPVSAQVRGFCEILGLDPLYMGNEGKMTAVVAAGDAQKALACMKESRYGENAAIIGKVVSGEPGTVLLRTPIGGTRIVTVLYGEGLPRIC, encoded by the coding sequence ATGAAAATAACCATGGCGCACGGCAGCGGCGGAAAAGCTACCGCCGAGCTGATCGAAGATATTTTTGAAAAAAGCTTTCACAATCCCGTTTTGGCCAAAATGGAGGATTCCGCCGTTGTCCCCGGAGCGGAAAAAATCGCCGTGACGACGGACAGCTTCGTGGTAACGCCCCTGTTTTTCCCGGGCGGCGATATCGGCAGGCTGTCCGTCTGCGGGACGGTGAACGACCTCCTGATGAGCGGTGCGAAGCCCCGCTACCTTACCTGCGGATTCATTCTGGAGGAAGGCGCCGACACGGAGGAGCTCAAAAAAATAGCGGCCTCCATGGCGGAGACCGCCGCGGAAGCCGGAATCAGTATTGTGGCGGGCGACACCAAGGTCGTGGAAGGCAAGGGCGGCGTCTACATCAACACCGCCGGCGTGGGCTTTGTGCCGCCGGACGTTTCGCTCAGCGCGTCCTCCTGCGAAGAGGGCGACGTGATCCTGCTTTCGGGCAATCTGGGCGACCATCACGCGGCCATTCTGAGCGAGCGGATGAATATCCGGAACACCATTCAAAGCGACTGTGCACCCCTGAACGAAATGGTGAACGCGCTTCTGGAAAGCGGTGTAAAGGTGAAAGCCATGCGTGACGTCACCCGCGGCGGCCTGGGAACGGTACTGAATGAATTTGCCGGCGCCTCGGCCTGCTGCATGGAGCTTGAGGAAACAGCGATTCCCGTTTCCGCACAGGTACGCGGTTTCTGTGAAATATTGGGACTTGACCCCCTTTATATGGGCAACGAGGGAAAAATGACCGCCGTCGTAGCCGCCGGGGACGCACAGAAAGCGCTTGCCTGCATGAAGGAAAGCCGGTACGGAGAAAACGCGGCCATTATCGGAAAGGTCGTTTCCGGCGAGCCCGGCACCGTACTGCTGCGCACCCCCATCGGGGGCACCCGTATTGTCACTGTTCTTTACGGCGAGGGGCTGCCGAGAATCTGTTAA
- a CDS encoding AI-2E family transporter, protein MELNKSNMKKIALLIAFSIALYLGLKNLYRFSELTGIIAGIFEPILLGLAITFILNVLMRHVESRLLAPINRRYTKNWPKVRRAVSILITFLIVIGIIALIMLILIPELVRTITSLTNNIPGFFTELQNNLIAIGNKYPAVREYVSNMKIDWTNISQMLAQYGQKLANTLVGSTVTVAANLFHAVITLVLGLVFAINILAQKEKLEAQTKRFLYAYFPKKPADTIVRVCSLTDRAFSNFIAGQCTEACILGSLCFIGMQIFSFPYALLVSVIVAFMALIPIFGAFLSTCIGALLILVVNPIQAVWFVIFFVVLQQLEGNLIFPRVVGSKVGLPALWVLAAVTIGGNTFGLVGMLVNIPLCAVMYTLLRENINKRLEEKKLKCQLPKEEETILK, encoded by the coding sequence ATGGAACTTAATAAAAGCAATATGAAGAAAATCGCCCTGCTCATTGCTTTCAGCATTGCGCTTTACCTGGGGCTGAAAAATTTATACCGGTTTTCGGAGCTGACCGGGATCATTGCGGGTATTTTTGAGCCGATCCTGCTCGGCCTTGCAATCACCTTCATCCTCAATGTCCTGATGCGGCATGTAGAAAGCCGCCTGCTTGCGCCGATTAACCGCCGCTACACGAAAAACTGGCCGAAAGTGAGGCGCGCGGTCAGCATTCTGATCACCTTTTTGATTGTCATCGGCATTATCGCCCTGATTATGCTGATCCTGATTCCGGAGCTCGTCCGCACAATTACCAGCCTGACCAACAACATTCCGGGCTTTTTCACCGAGCTTCAGAACAACCTGATCGCAATTGGAAACAAGTATCCCGCGGTCAGGGAATACGTCAGCAATATGAAAATCGACTGGACAAACATCAGCCAGATGCTGGCCCAGTACGGGCAGAAGCTGGCCAACACGCTGGTGGGTTCCACCGTTACGGTGGCTGCGAATCTGTTCCACGCGGTCATTACCCTGGTGCTCGGCCTTGTCTTCGCCATCAACATTCTCGCGCAAAAAGAAAAGCTGGAAGCCCAGACAAAGCGTTTCCTGTACGCTTATTTCCCCAAAAAGCCGGCTGACACCATCGTACGGGTGTGCAGCCTGACCGACCGTGCCTTTTCCAATTTTATTGCCGGTCAGTGTACCGAGGCCTGTATTCTCGGCTCGCTCTGCTTTATCGGAATGCAGATTTTCAGCTTCCCCTATGCGCTGCTTGTCTCCGTGATTGTGGCGTTTATGGCTCTGATTCCGATTTTCGGCGCGTTTTTAAGCACCTGTATCGGCGCGCTGCTGATTTTGGTCGTCAACCCTATTCAGGCGGTCTGGTTCGTCATATTCTTCGTCGTCCTCCAGCAGCTGGAGGGCAACCTGATCTTCCCGCGCGTGGTCGGCTCAAAGGTCGGCCTGCCGGCGCTGTGGGTGCTTGCCGCCGTCACCATCGGCGGCAACACGTTCGGTCTGGTCGGGATGCTGGTCAACATTCCTCTCTGCGCCGTGATGTACACGCTCCTGCGGGAAAACATCAATAAGCGTCTGGAAGAGAAAAAGCTGAAATGTCAGCTTCCAAAGGAGGAAGAAACTATCCTGAAATAA
- a CDS encoding ABC-F family ATP-binding cassette domain-containing protein, with protein METEGKIVLLLSAEKIRKSYSEKILLKDVSLGIQEGDKIGMIGVNGTGKSTLLKIVAGQESPDSGAVTKFGSVRVGYLPQNPVFPEGITVLEQVKQGIAQQQRESKDYECKAILTRLGIADFDEPVSRLSGGQKKRVSLASALVTPVEVLVLDEPTNHMDNDMVDWLENYLARYPGALLMVTHDRYFLDRVTNRIIELQDGNLYSYQANYTKYLELKAERESMEAASERKRQSLLRKELEWIQRGARARSTKQRFRVERFAQLSAQEVGTEREKLAMSSVSTRLGRKIIEIDGIEKRYGDRRLIRNFSYNLLRGDRIGIIGANGCGKSTLLKMITGQVAPDSGTVTVGETVRIGCFLQECEDMDPGLRAIDYIKNISAEVMTPEGTLTASQLMEKFLFTSDLQYSVIGRLSGGERRRLYLLGILMQAPNVLLFDEPTNDLDIQTLTILEDYLRNFSGAVVVVSHDRYFLDKVAEHIFAFENGEIHDYTGGYSDYLEQKRPEAEEAPKAKESRPKAAYREKPAKLKFSFKEQREYEEIDSVIADLEEKIAAAEREIAQQSSNYVLLSELIAEKEALEAGLDAKTERWVYLNELADRIAEQNAEESP; from the coding sequence ATGGAAACAGAGGGTAAAATTGTGCTGTTGTTATCTGCGGAAAAAATCAGGAAAAGCTACAGTGAAAAAATACTGCTGAAGGATGTCTCCCTGGGGATTCAGGAAGGGGATAAAATCGGGATGATCGGCGTGAACGGAACCGGGAAAAGCACGCTTTTGAAAATCGTCGCGGGACAGGAAAGCCCGGACAGCGGCGCGGTCACTAAATTCGGAAGCGTGCGCGTGGGGTATCTGCCGCAGAACCCGGTTTTTCCGGAAGGGATTACGGTGCTGGAACAGGTCAAACAGGGGATTGCGCAGCAGCAGCGGGAATCGAAGGACTATGAATGCAAGGCGATTTTGACCCGGCTTGGGATTGCGGATTTTGACGAACCGGTCAGCCGGCTTTCCGGCGGGCAGAAAAAGCGCGTATCGCTGGCCAGCGCGCTGGTAACCCCTGTGGAGGTGCTGGTGCTGGACGAGCCCACCAACCATATGGATAACGATATGGTCGACTGGCTGGAAAACTACCTTGCCCGTTACCCGGGCGCGCTGCTCATGGTGACGCACGACCGTTATTTTCTTGACCGCGTGACCAACCGGATCATTGAACTGCAGGACGGGAATCTGTACAGCTATCAGGCAAATTACACGAAATATCTGGAGCTGAAAGCGGAGCGGGAAAGCATGGAGGCCGCGAGTGAGCGCAAGCGCCAGAGCCTGCTCCGAAAGGAGCTGGAGTGGATCCAGCGCGGCGCGCGGGCGCGCAGCACAAAGCAGCGATTCCGGGTGGAGCGGTTTGCGCAGCTGAGCGCGCAGGAGGTCGGGACGGAGCGGGAAAAGCTGGCGATGAGCTCCGTGAGCACGCGGCTCGGCCGAAAAATCATTGAAATCGACGGGATTGAAAAGCGCTACGGCGACAGGCGGCTCATCCGGAATTTTTCCTACAACCTGCTGCGCGGGGACCGTATCGGCATTATCGGCGCAAACGGCTGCGGAAAATCAACGCTGCTGAAAATGATTACCGGACAGGTCGCGCCGGACAGCGGTACGGTTACCGTGGGGGAAACCGTACGGATCGGCTGTTTTTTGCAGGAATGTGAAGATATGGACCCCGGTCTGCGCGCAATCGACTATATTAAGAATATTTCCGCTGAGGTCATGACCCCGGAAGGGACGCTGACCGCTTCCCAGCTGATGGAAAAGTTCCTGTTCACGTCCGATCTGCAGTATTCGGTGATCGGCAGGCTGTCCGGAGGGGAACGCCGCAGGCTCTACCTGCTCGGCATTCTGATGCAGGCGCCGAACGTTCTGCTTTTCGACGAGCCCACAAACGACCTTGACATCCAGACGCTTACCATTCTGGAGGACTATCTCCGGAACTTTTCGGGCGCCGTTGTCGTCGTGTCCCATGACCGCTATTTCCTGGATAAGGTCGCGGAGCATATTTTCGCGTTTGAAAACGGGGAAATCCACGATTATACCGGCGGCTATTCCGACTATCTGGAACAGAAAAGGCCCGAGGCGGAGGAAGCGCCGAAGGCAAAGGAAAGCAGGCCGAAAGCCGCTTACCGGGAAAAGCCGGCCAAGCTGAAATTTTCCTTTAAGGAGCAGCGGGAATACGAGGAAATCGATTCGGTCATCGCCGATTTGGAGGAAAAAATCGCCGCCGCGGAACGGGAAATTGCACAGCAGTCCAGCAACTACGTCCTGCTTTCCGAACTGATTGCGGAAAAGGAAGCGCTGGAGGCCGGGCTTGACGCCAAAACCGAGCGCTGGGTCTACCTGAACGAGCTTGCCGACCGGATCGCGGAACAAAACGCAGAAGAATCACCGTAA
- a CDS encoding HPr family phosphocarrier protein: MEQFTYTIQDSAGLHARPAGLLVKCAQGCSCAVSIVFNGKTADAKRLFSVMNLNVKQNDTITFRAEGEQERADCAKLKAFCQANL, translated from the coding sequence ATGGAACAGTTTACTTATACCATTCAGGATTCGGCCGGCCTTCATGCGCGCCCGGCCGGGCTGCTCGTCAAGTGTGCGCAGGGCTGCAGCTGTGCGGTAAGCATTGTATTCAACGGAAAAACGGCGGACGCCAAGCGTCTGTTTTCGGTAATGAACCTGAACGTGAAACAAAACGACACGATTACCTTCCGGGCGGAAGGGGAACAGGAGCGGGCGGACTGTGCAAAGCTGAAAGCGTTTTGTCAGGCGAATCTCTGA